A single genomic interval of Prionailurus viverrinus isolate Anna chromosome A2, UM_Priviv_1.0, whole genome shotgun sequence harbors:
- the CAMKV gene encoding caM kinase-like vesicle-associated protein encodes MPFGCVTLGDKKNYNQPSEVTDRYDLGQVIKTEEFCEIFRAKDKTTGKLHTCKKFQKRDGRKVRKAAKNEIGILKMVKHPNILQLVDVFVTRKEYFIFLELATGREVFDWILDQGYYSERDTSNVVRQVLEAVAYLHSLKIVHRNLKLENLVYYNRLKNSKIVISDFHLAKLENGLIKEPCGTPEYLAPEVVGRQRYGRPVDCWAIGVIMYILLSGNPPFYEEVEEDDYENHDKNLFRKILAGDYEFDSPYWDDISQAAKDLVTRLMEVEQDQRITAEEAISHEWISGNAASDKNIKDGVCAQIEKNFARAKWKKAVRVTTLMKRLRAPEQSSTATAQSAPATDTATAGAAGGATAASGAAPALGGSATSATVGDAAFAAKSDNTAPADRSATPATDGSVTPATDGSVTPATDGSITPATDGSITPATDRSVTPATDGRATPATEESIMPTTQSSVTPATKAAATPEPALAQPDSTAPGGTTGQAPPSSKGEEAAGYAQESRREETS; translated from the exons ATGCCGTTTGGGTGTGTGACTCTGGGCGATAAGAAGAACTATAACCAGCCGTCGGAGGTGACTGACAGATATGATTTGGGACAGGTCATCAAGAC TGAGGAGTTCTGTGAGATCTTCCGGGCCAAGGACAAGACGACGGGCAAGCTGCACACCTGCAAGAAGTTCCAGAAGCGGGACGGCCGCAAGGTGCGGAAGGCGGCCAAGAACGAAATAGGCATCCTTAAGAT GGTGAAGCATCCCAACATCCTGCAACTGGTGGATGTGTTTGTGACCCGCAAGGAGTACTTCATCTTCCTGGAGCT GGCCACGGGGAGGGAGGTGTTTGACTGGATCCTGGACCAGGGCTACTACTCGGAGCGAGATACAAGCAATGTGGTGCGGCAGGTCCTGGAGGCCGTGGCCTACCTGCACTCACTCAAGATCGTGCACAGGAACCTCAAG CTGGAGAACCTGGTTTACTATAATCGGTTGAAGAACTCAAAGATTGTCATCAGCGACTTCCACCTGGCTAAGCTAGAGAATGGCCTCATCAAGGAGCCCTGTGGGACTCCTGAGTACCTGg CCCCAGAGGTGGTAGGCCGGCAGCGGTATGGACGCCCCGTGGACTGCTGGGCCATTGGAGTCATCATGTACATCCT GCTTTCAGGGAACCCACCTTTCTatgaggaggtggaggaagatgACTATGAGAACCACGACAAGAACCTCTTCCGCAAGATCCTAGCTGGCGACTACGAGTTTGACTCTCCATACTGGGATGACATTTCCCAGGCAG CCAAAGACCTGGTCACAAGGCTGATGGAGGTGGAGCAAGACCAGCGCATCACTGCAGAAGAGGCCATCTCCCATGAGTG GATTTCTGGCAATGCTGCTTCTGATAAGAACATCAAGGATGGTGTCTGTGCCCAGATTGAAAAGAACTTTGCCAGGGCTAAGTGGAAG AAGGCTGTCCGAGTGACCACCCTCATGAAACGGCTCCGGGCACCAGAGCAGTCCAGCACAGCTACAGCCCAGTCTGCCCCAGCCACAGACACTGCCACCGCTGGGGCTGCAGGTGGGGCCACAGCTGCAAGTGGAGCTGCCCCAGCCCTTGGGGGCAGTGCCACCTCAGCCACAGTGGGTGATGCTGCTTTTGCTGCAAAGAGTGATAATACAGCCCCCGCAGACCGTAGTGCCACCCCAGCCACAGATGGCAGTGTCACCCCAGCCACTGATGGCAGTGTCACCCCAGCCACCGATGGGAGCATCACCCCAGCCACCGATGGGAGCATCACCCCAGCTACCGACAGGAGTGTTACTCCAGCCACCGACGGGAGAGCCACACCAGCCACAGAAGAGAGCATCATGCCCACCACTCAAAGCAGTGTCACACCGGCCACTAAGGCAGCTGCCACCCCTGAGCCGGCTTTGGCCCAGCCGGACAGCACAGCCCCCGGGGGCACAACAGGCCAGGCTCCACCCTCTAGTAAAGGGGAAGAGGCTGCTGGCTATGCCCAGGAGTCTCGGAGGGAGGAGACCAGCTGA